A portion of the Chondrinema litorale genome contains these proteins:
- a CDS encoding ABC transporter permease yields the protein MVFIENVKEAVKSIKDNLLRTSLTAAIIAIGISSLVGILTAVDAIQSSISTGLSDLGANSFDIRDMRYRSRRSQGQRSMRVKDISFREIKLFQERFGEAERISVYASVTGSAEVKYLSKKTNPNSVVAGIDEYYLGNKNYDLEKGRNFSQAELSQGVNVAIIGQDLVKNLFEDEDPINKTIGIRGFKFKIVGILDKSGGLGSGRLDRSVFIPLLNANKFGAQTNLSYTMTTTVKDPSRLDYLIGEATGLMRTIRKDQLGRDNSFEISRSESAAESIAETSNNLRLGGSLIGFITLIGAAIGLMNIMMVSVTERTREIGVRKALGATPTRIREQFLVEAIVICIIGGIVGIMFGMVLGNLVTLLFDDSAFVFPVVWSSIGLVVCVVVGVISGYYPARKASKLDPIESLRYE from the coding sequence ATGGTTTTTATAGAAAATGTAAAAGAAGCTGTTAAAAGCATAAAAGATAATTTGTTGAGAACTTCACTTACAGCTGCAATTATTGCAATTGGTATTAGTTCGTTAGTGGGTATTTTAACAGCGGTAGATGCTATTCAATCTTCAATTTCTACTGGGCTGTCAGATTTGGGTGCCAATAGTTTTGATATTCGCGATATGCGCTATAGGTCGAGGCGGTCTCAAGGGCAGCGATCTATGAGAGTGAAAGACATTTCCTTTAGAGAAATCAAACTGTTTCAAGAAAGATTTGGTGAGGCAGAAAGAATTAGTGTTTATGCTAGTGTAACAGGAAGTGCAGAAGTAAAATATCTATCTAAAAAAACAAATCCTAACTCTGTAGTTGCGGGTATTGATGAATATTATTTGGGTAATAAGAACTACGATTTAGAAAAAGGACGGAATTTTTCTCAAGCTGAGTTAAGTCAGGGTGTAAACGTGGCAATAATCGGCCAAGATTTAGTAAAAAACCTTTTTGAAGATGAAGACCCGATTAATAAGACTATCGGTATTAGAGGCTTTAAATTTAAAATTGTTGGAATACTCGATAAGTCTGGTGGTTTAGGCAGTGGGCGTTTAGATAGGTCGGTTTTTATTCCTTTGTTAAATGCTAATAAATTTGGTGCACAAACCAATTTGTCTTATACCATGACAACCACGGTAAAAGACCCTTCCAGATTAGATTATTTAATTGGTGAGGCTACTGGTTTAATGAGAACTATAAGAAAAGACCAATTGGGCAGAGATAATTCATTCGAAATATCGCGAAGTGAGTCAGCCGCAGAATCTATTGCTGAAACTTCTAATAATTTAAGGTTAGGAGGGAGTTTAATAGGATTTATCACATTAATTGGTGCTGCAATCGGATTAATGAACATTATGATGGTTTCTGTAACAGAGCGAACCCGAGAAATTGGTGTTAGAAAAGCACTTGGTGCAACTCCTACTCGAATAAGAGAACAGTTTCTAGTAGAAGCAATTGTAATTTGTATTATTGGTGGAATAGTAGGGATTATGTTTGGGATGGTGTTAGGTAATCTGGTTACACTATTATTTGATGATTCAGCTTTCGTTTTCCCAGTTGTATGGAGTTCTATCGGATTAGTTGTATGTGTAGTAGTGGGTGTTATCTCTGGATATTATCCGGCAAGAAAAGCCTCTAAGCTTGACCCAATTGAGTCTTTAAGATACGAATAA
- a CDS encoding NUDIX hydrolase, with translation MIKNLEIFLREKLQGDLPGFEAHAQMTENMRMRKMQQQKSTPRKAGVLILIYHQNNQFHIPFILRPVYQGVHSGQMAFPGGRYEKEDKDLIQTAIRETWEEIGVQIDRSKIVGSLSDLYIPPSNSLVTPTVAVTYEKPSYTPDPREVDKIFDFPIHSFVAEQNKKQVKIKLQNGVNIKTPGFVINNQVIWGATAMIMNELLHILEGFMND, from the coding sequence ATGATAAAAAACTTAGAAATTTTTCTTAGAGAAAAGCTTCAAGGGGATTTACCTGGTTTTGAAGCACATGCGCAAATGACTGAGAATATGCGCATGAGAAAAATGCAACAACAAAAGAGCACACCGCGAAAAGCAGGTGTGCTTATTTTAATTTATCATCAAAACAACCAGTTTCACATTCCTTTTATATTAAGGCCTGTGTACCAGGGTGTTCATAGTGGTCAAATGGCATTTCCCGGAGGCAGATACGAAAAAGAGGACAAGGACTTAATACAAACCGCCATTAGAGAAACTTGGGAAGAAATTGGCGTTCAAATTGATCGAAGTAAGATTGTAGGATCTCTTTCAGATTTGTACATACCGCCAAGTAATTCGCTTGTAACCCCCACAGTTGCTGTCACTTACGAAAAACCATCTTACACACCAGACCCAAGAGAAGTAGACAAAATATTCGACTTCCCTATTCATTCATTTGTTGCTGAGCAAAATAAAAAACAAGTGAAAATTAAATTGCAAAATGGAGTAAACATTAAAACACCGGGATTTGTAATAAACAATCAGGTAATCTGGGGAGCCACCGCCATGATTATGAATGAGTTATTACACATCTTAGAAGGCTTTATGAATGACTAA
- the yjjX gene encoding inosine/xanthosine triphosphatase has translation MIQTNKYPDMEEVIITSKNPVKINATVKAFETLFKNVKFTYKGVSVASEVPDQPIGYDETLKGAENRVKNAKKQFTNAAYWIGIEGGVHGTDEMEVFAWVYIESRDGFTGKAKTSTFYLPPAITELVNKGYELGHADDIVFKKQNSKQQGGSVGLLTHGIVDRQSYYEQAVILSMIPFINKELFT, from the coding sequence ATGATTCAAACGAACAAGTATCCAGACATGGAAGAAGTTATAATTACATCAAAAAATCCAGTAAAAATTAATGCTACAGTAAAAGCTTTTGAAACTCTGTTTAAAAATGTAAAGTTTACATATAAAGGTGTTTCTGTAGCTTCTGAAGTTCCAGACCAACCCATTGGTTATGATGAAACATTAAAAGGTGCAGAAAACAGAGTTAAAAATGCAAAAAAACAATTTACAAATGCAGCCTATTGGATAGGGATTGAAGGCGGTGTACATGGCACTGATGAGATGGAAGTATTTGCCTGGGTGTATATAGAATCTCGCGATGGATTTACAGGAAAAGCAAAGACTTCTACCTTTTACTTACCACCTGCAATTACAGAACTGGTTAATAAAGGTTATGAACTCGGCCATGCAGACGATATCGTTTTTAAAAAACAAAATTCTAAGCAGCAAGGTGGATCTGTAGGTTTGCTAACACACGGAATTGTTGATAGACAGAGTTATTATGAACAGGCTGTGATCTTATCTATGATTCCTTTTATTAATAAAGAGCTATTTACATGA
- a CDS encoding energy transducer TonB, protein MTLDRAIEIFIKRNEKSFSEYERLFHERLENIQFLADTSVTENFKEIYLIQISNLKKAFQVIGQKKSELSSISFPITFYKDLIKSTDIQLLEREANEAFLDSRVAFSKELYKRIMQLNMRHNRASERIEICNLVLSEYRKAEEERDRLKVLKEKNAALQQEHLRKEAAEELWLRDILKADDQADGELSGLVKSLFLSGKGLKRLPTSSRIRKKKKEAAIFGSAVLLFVMGVMLYAYNEKIIETLRTYKNPVDEKGKPTFTVEDHKVFADELYEEGNYVKALIQYSLAAAIDPNDKYLQEQIAVCKLVIQQDRKSIPAAYAAQEETVEEQVDDSALSTDSTSSNNSNNSALENNTANPELAGVQNVTESLKRPLNKKLIADEDLIPDKIESTEDLDSLLATDDSSFVAMIADSSDVPEVNSLAKKGGNLALNVDDKNVKERILQKANERIQEDQEFLSKIYMVVDKRPEPKGGFDNFKEYLRRNMQYPDKAVKNKIEGVVYVQFVVNRDGSISAAKTTTNLGYGLEEEAIRLVNEYPGWQPGQINSRNVNVQTSLPIWFVQQ, encoded by the coding sequence ATGACCCTCGATAGAGCCATCGAGATTTTCATTAAAAGAAATGAAAAAAGTTTTTCTGAATATGAGAGACTTTTTCATGAGAGACTAGAAAATATTCAATTTCTGGCCGATACTTCTGTAACAGAAAACTTTAAAGAAATTTATCTTATACAAATTTCTAATTTAAAAAAAGCTTTTCAGGTTATTGGCCAAAAGAAATCTGAATTGAGCTCTATTTCTTTTCCAATAACATTTTATAAAGATTTAATTAAAAGTACAGATATTCAGCTTTTAGAAAGAGAAGCTAATGAGGCTTTTTTAGATTCTCGTGTTGCTTTTTCAAAAGAACTGTATAAAAGAATTATGCAGTTAAACATGAGGCATAATAGGGCTTCAGAAAGAATAGAAATATGTAATTTAGTTTTATCTGAATATAGAAAAGCAGAAGAGGAAAGAGATAGATTAAAAGTATTAAAAGAGAAAAATGCAGCTTTACAGCAAGAACATTTAAGAAAAGAAGCTGCTGAAGAACTCTGGTTACGAGATATTTTAAAGGCTGATGACCAAGCAGACGGAGAACTTTCTGGTTTAGTAAAAAGTCTTTTCTTAAGTGGAAAAGGATTAAAACGCTTGCCGACATCAAGCCGGATAAGAAAGAAAAAAAAGGAGGCCGCCATTTTTGGCTCTGCAGTTTTATTGTTTGTAATGGGAGTGATGCTCTATGCTTACAATGAAAAGATAATAGAAACATTAAGAACATATAAGAATCCTGTGGATGAGAAGGGTAAGCCTACTTTTACTGTAGAAGACCACAAAGTATTTGCAGATGAGCTTTACGAAGAAGGCAATTATGTAAAAGCTCTCATTCAATATTCTTTAGCTGCAGCTATTGACCCCAACGATAAGTATTTGCAAGAACAAATTGCAGTATGCAAGCTAGTTATTCAGCAAGATAGAAAGAGTATTCCTGCGGCATATGCTGCCCAAGAAGAAACAGTTGAGGAACAAGTTGACGATAGTGCCTTATCTACAGATTCTACATCAAGTAACAATAGTAACAATAGCGCATTAGAAAACAATACAGCAAATCCTGAATTAGCGGGCGTGCAAAATGTGACAGAATCGTTAAAAAGACCTCTTAATAAAAAACTAATCGCTGATGAAGATTTAATTCCTGATAAAATTGAGTCTACAGAAGATTTAGATTCACTACTAGCAACAGATGATTCATCGTTTGTTGCAATGATTGCAGATAGTTCTGATGTTCCTGAAGTGAATAGTCTTGCAAAAAAAGGAGGCAATCTAGCATTAAATGTTGATGACAAAAATGTAAAAGAAAGAATACTTCAAAAGGCTAACGAAAGGATTCAGGAAGATCAAGAGTTTTTGAGCAAGATTTACATGGTTGTTGATAAACGACCTGAACCGAAAGGCGGTTTCGATAACTTTAAAGAGTATTTAAGAAGAAATATGCAATACCCAGACAAAGCCGTTAAAAACAAAATTGAAGGGGTAGTATATGTGCAGTTTGTTGTAAACCGAGATGGTAGTATTTCGGCTGCAAAGACTACTACAAATCTTGGATATGGTCTAGAAGAAGAAGCTATAAGATTGGTTAATGAATATCCTGGATGGCAGCCCGGACAGATCAATTCAAGAAATGTAAATGTACAGACCTCTTTGCCGATTTGGTTTGTGCAGCAGTAA
- a CDS encoding metallophosphoesterase family protein translates to MAIFKEFRPFYQLDRPKGRRLVVPDIHGCYGTLLNLMNEISLTKDDQLFFLGDFIDRGPLSGAVLDYVINLQRMDYQVYPLRGNHEQMLLDAARLDPVSVLNQYLDFNNTRDLLDGNNDIKPQYVEFMDKLPYYYELEDYYLVHAGFNFTVENPFTEYDDMIWIRKFSANKRLLKEKKLIHGHTPTNLDDIKYAIDEKKPVIPLDNGCVYYNSYAVGLPNWNMGNLLCFDLDSLEIKIFPYDD, encoded by the coding sequence ATGGCTATTTTCAAGGAGTTTAGGCCATTTTATCAGCTTGATAGGCCGAAAGGCAGAAGGTTGGTTGTTCCAGATATCCACGGTTGCTATGGCACCTTGTTAAACCTGATGAATGAGATAAGTCTTACAAAAGACGATCAACTTTTTTTTCTTGGAGATTTTATAGATCGAGGGCCTTTAAGCGGTGCTGTACTCGATTATGTAATCAATTTGCAGAGAATGGATTATCAAGTTTATCCATTGCGAGGCAACCATGAGCAAATGTTGCTAGATGCGGCAAGACTTGATCCTGTAAGTGTTTTGAATCAATATCTAGATTTTAACAATACAAGAGATTTGTTAGATGGAAACAACGATATAAAACCTCAATATGTAGAGTTTATGGATAAGTTGCCATATTACTACGAACTTGAAGATTATTATCTGGTACATGCTGGCTTTAACTTTACGGTAGAAAATCCATTTACAGAATATGACGATATGATATGGATTCGGAAATTTTCTGCAAACAAGAGGCTTTTAAAAGAAAAAAAATTGATTCATGGACATACGCCTACCAATTTAGATGATATTAAATATGCAATTGATGAAAAAAAGCCTGTAATTCCACTAGATAATGGGTGTGTGTATTACAACTCGTATGCAGTAGGTTTACCAAACTGGAATATGGGAAATTTACTTTGTTTCGATTTAGACTCTCTTGAGATAAAAATATTTCCTTATGATGATTAA
- a CDS encoding bifunctional 3-deoxy-7-phosphoheptulonate synthase/chorismate mutase, which translates to MIVHLKDNISEQESLKIAEKLKAIVVRGKNNKLLVASSKMKSLPEEVADFVEESFVLSSDIQLASRDYMPETREIKIGKNYIGGSHNNTMVISGPCSVESEEQITSAAELLKELNISTLRGGCFKPRTSPYTFQGLGMEGLRLLGEMSDKYDLNIITEVKDATHVDAVIEHSDIIQIGAKAMYDHGILKKCGETDKPVLLKRGFGTTLQEFVQAAEFILSGGNDNVILCERGIRTFETKTRFTLDLCGVSFLKEYTNLPVILDPSHAMGYAYGVPDLARACTAMGVDGLLIEVHPDPSVAKSDAAQQLNYDEFKDLYKSLSAIAQAIGRTII; encoded by the coding sequence ATGATCGTCCATCTTAAAGACAATATAAGCGAGCAGGAATCTTTAAAAATTGCCGAAAAACTGAAAGCAATAGTTGTTAGAGGTAAAAACAACAAACTGTTGGTAGCTTCTTCTAAAATGAAAAGTTTGCCAGAAGAAGTGGCAGATTTCGTAGAAGAAAGCTTTGTACTGTCTTCTGATATACAACTGGCTAGCAGAGATTACATGCCAGAAACAAGAGAAATAAAAATCGGTAAAAACTACATTGGTGGCTCTCATAATAATACGATGGTAATTAGTGGGCCCTGTTCTGTAGAATCTGAAGAGCAAATTACTAGCGCTGCCGAATTGCTAAAAGAATTGAATATTTCTACTTTAAGAGGAGGTTGTTTCAAACCAAGAACCTCACCTTATACCTTCCAAGGTTTAGGTATGGAAGGTTTAAGATTACTTGGCGAGATGAGCGATAAGTATGATTTAAACATCATTACTGAAGTAAAAGATGCCACTCACGTAGACGCTGTTATTGAACATTCTGATATTATCCAGATTGGTGCAAAAGCCATGTACGACCACGGAATATTAAAAAAATGTGGCGAGACGGATAAACCCGTGCTTTTAAAAAGAGGTTTTGGAACAACTCTACAAGAGTTTGTACAAGCTGCAGAATTTATACTTTCTGGCGGAAACGACAATGTAATTCTTTGTGAAAGAGGTATTAGAACATTTGAAACTAAAACCAGATTTACGCTAGACCTTTGTGGTGTTTCTTTCTTAAAAGAATACACTAATTTACCTGTTATTCTGGATCCAAGCCACGCAATGGGTTATGCTTATGGTGTTCCTGATCTTGCTAGAGCATGTACAGCTATGGGTGTAGATGGATTATTGATAGAAGTTCACCCAGATCCTTCAGTAGCTAAATCTGATGCTGCACAGCAGTTAAATTATGATGAGTTTAAAGATTTATATAAATCACTTTCTGCCATTGCTCAAGCCATTGGTAGAACTATCATCTAA
- a CDS encoding CBS domain-containing protein codes for MKISASIYSNKKDSLKETIAQLDENQVDFFHVDCNDDLSVFDDIVEIREYSKKPIDLHIITDTPEKYYDKLERIPVEYVTFQFENLKEKLQIPKSIKAKKGLAVVTPTPVEAFEEYADEFDFILIMATIPGQSGGTFDPVNFRKIREFSQKYPDKKIHVDGGVNGEVSFIIRNMGVFSAVSGSYLFNEGQVGKALLSLKATDTASHYLVKDFMRTNGEVPKLTPDKRSFKDVLTSIEDYKLGFTILTSDSGKLEGIISNADVRRGLIKNIDDISKISIEDMVNSNPVRANENDTVEELLKLIKSKSFPINFLPVVNDTDEVCGVITFFNLVKGEL; via the coding sequence ATGAAGATTTCCGCATCTATCTATTCCAATAAAAAAGATTCACTCAAAGAGACAATTGCACAGCTGGACGAAAACCAAGTGGATTTTTTCCATGTAGACTGCAATGATGATCTAAGTGTTTTTGATGATATTGTTGAGATTAGAGAATACAGCAAAAAGCCAATAGACCTACATATAATTACAGATACGCCAGAAAAATACTACGATAAACTAGAGCGCATCCCTGTAGAATATGTAACCTTTCAGTTCGAAAACCTGAAAGAAAAGCTGCAAATACCTAAAAGTATAAAAGCAAAGAAAGGTTTGGCAGTAGTTACTCCTACTCCTGTTGAAGCATTTGAAGAATATGCTGATGAATTTGACTTTATACTAATTATGGCAACTATTCCTGGGCAAAGCGGAGGCACTTTTGACCCAGTTAATTTCAGGAAAATTAGAGAGTTTAGCCAAAAATATCCAGATAAAAAGATTCATGTAGATGGTGGTGTAAATGGAGAAGTATCGTTCATCATCAGAAATATGGGCGTATTCTCTGCGGTATCTGGTTCTTACCTTTTTAATGAAGGACAAGTTGGAAAAGCTTTGCTAAGCTTAAAAGCCACTGATACTGCCTCTCATTATTTGGTGAAAGATTTTATGCGTACCAATGGAGAAGTACCCAAATTAACTCCAGACAAGCGCAGTTTTAAAGATGTGCTCACATCAATAGAAGACTACAAGTTAGGTTTCACTATTCTTACTTCAGATTCTGGTAAACTAGAAGGTATTATTTCTAATGCAGATGTGAGGCGAGGTTTAATTAAGAATATTGATGATATATCGAAGATTAGTATCGAAGATATGGTAAACAGTAATCCGGTAAGGGCAAATGAGAATGATACTGTAGAAGAGCTATTGAAACTCATCAAATCAAAATCTTTCCCTATTAACTTTTTGCCAGTTGTAAACGATACTGATGAAGTTTGTGGAGTTATTACCTTCTTTAACCTTGTAAAAGGCGAATTGTAA
- a CDS encoding damage-control phosphatase ARMT1 family protein — MMQLPPYTTSVSEESFAGKTMRVRVPDILQTVFDKNDFDEATIKRLKQLDTSIPFKKIEHFEFFNEEDERYWTPILDQYKDNTWLELPFYVAEALFYRKILEATNWYENKKDPYEKHKSESVEKSHFLIEKTLSFTNSILKEEYAAHQLEELLLIDLWGNQADLCLFHDGNTPNNNEDEAKEKLIANDSASFLKIIDKGCKRVDFIIDNTGTELIGDICLAIYMLEKKKVDNIIFHVKEAPIFVSDTLVKDVYLQLEEIEKSHPDYKHLAKIFRDKIDSGAVKLIPDLFWSTALAFNELPTHIKESLQNSDLIISKGDANYRRFLQDREWDFSTPLSEVIYFFDKPVLLLRTLKSEVLAGTKTENIDKAKAVDSEWLVNGKFGVIQLHNFQ; from the coding sequence ATGATGCAATTACCACCTTACACAACCAGCGTATCAGAAGAGAGCTTTGCAGGCAAAACAATGAGAGTGAGAGTGCCCGACATTCTGCAAACTGTTTTTGATAAAAACGATTTTGATGAAGCTACCATTAAAAGACTGAAACAACTCGATACATCAATCCCTTTTAAAAAGATTGAGCATTTTGAGTTTTTTAATGAAGAAGATGAAAGATACTGGACACCAATTCTTGATCAATATAAAGACAACACTTGGCTAGAGCTTCCTTTTTATGTAGCAGAGGCACTTTTTTACAGAAAAATACTAGAAGCTACTAATTGGTATGAAAACAAGAAAGACCCCTACGAAAAGCACAAAAGTGAAAGTGTAGAGAAAAGTCATTTTCTAATTGAGAAAACGCTTTCCTTCACCAACTCAATTCTCAAAGAAGAATACGCAGCACATCAATTAGAAGAGTTATTGTTAATTGATCTTTGGGGAAACCAAGCAGATTTGTGTTTGTTCCACGATGGCAATACACCCAATAATAACGAAGACGAAGCCAAAGAAAAACTAATAGCTAATGATTCAGCTTCTTTCTTAAAAATTATCGATAAAGGCTGCAAAAGAGTAGATTTCATTATCGATAATACAGGCACAGAGCTTATTGGCGATATTTGCCTTGCTATTTACATGTTGGAAAAAAAGAAAGTTGATAACATTATTTTTCATGTAAAAGAAGCACCAATTTTTGTGTCTGATACATTAGTAAAAGATGTTTATCTGCAACTAGAAGAAATAGAAAAATCTCATCCAGATTATAAACATCTAGCCAAAATATTTAGAGATAAAATCGATTCGGGAGCAGTTAAATTAATCCCCGATCTTTTTTGGAGTACTGCTTTGGCTTTTAATGAGTTACCTACTCACATTAAAGAAAGCCTACAAAATTCTGACTTAATAATTAGTAAAGGTGATGCAAACTATCGCAGGTTTTTACAAGACAGAGAATGGGATTTTAGCACTCCACTATCAGAAGTAATTTACTTTTTCGATAAGCCTGTTCTCTTACTCAGAACCTTAAAATCTGAAGTTTTAGCAGGAACAAAAACTGAAAATATAGACAAGGCAAAAGCAGTGGATAGCGAATGGTTGGTTAATGGTAAGTTCGGGGTTATTCAATTGCATAATTTTCAGTAA
- the kdsB gene encoding 3-deoxy-manno-octulosonate cytidylyltransferase has protein sequence MQILGVIPARYASSRLPAKALKDIAGKTMIRRVYEQASKAKTFAKVLVATDHQEIFDEVKSFGGEVMMTAAHHNNGTERCKEVVETLTDKFDYVVNIQGDEPFIQPEQLETVCNLLDGNTQLATLVAKVKKSEQLFINSIMKVVFDKNYNALYFSRECIPHLRDVPKEEWIEKGTFYKHVAIYAYRTDILNEIAGLPLSPLEKSESLEQLRWLENGYQIKLGITDLESMSVDTPDDLEKARKFAIDNNLTI, from the coding sequence ATGCAAATACTAGGTGTAATTCCTGCCAGATATGCATCATCAAGATTACCAGCAAAAGCCTTAAAAGATATTGCTGGCAAAACGATGATCAGACGAGTTTATGAACAAGCAAGCAAAGCAAAAACCTTTGCAAAGGTACTGGTTGCTACAGACCATCAAGAAATTTTTGATGAAGTAAAATCTTTTGGAGGAGAGGTAATGATGACCGCCGCACATCATAACAACGGCACAGAAAGATGCAAAGAGGTAGTAGAAACACTTACTGACAAATTTGACTACGTGGTGAATATTCAAGGGGATGAACCTTTTATTCAACCAGAGCAACTAGAAACTGTTTGTAATCTGCTAGATGGAAATACACAATTAGCCACACTTGTTGCAAAAGTTAAAAAATCGGAACAGCTATTTATAAACAGTATAATGAAAGTGGTTTTCGATAAAAATTACAATGCCTTGTATTTTAGTAGAGAGTGTATTCCTCATTTGAGAGATGTACCTAAAGAAGAATGGATTGAAAAAGGAACTTTCTACAAACATGTAGCAATTTATGCTTATCGTACAGATATTTTAAATGAAATTGCTGGCTTGCCTCTATCACCTTTAGAAAAATCTGAGAGTTTAGAGCAACTTCGATGGCTTGAAAATGGTTACCAGATAAAACTTGGCATAACCGACCTTGAAAGTATGAGTGTAGATACACCAGACGATTTAGAAAAAGCCAGAAAATTCGCAATTGATAATAATTTAACTATATGA
- a CDS encoding beta-ketoacyl-ACP synthase III: protein MSSLRAAITAVSGWVPEDILDNHQLEQMVETNDEWIQTRTGIKERRILKKEGAGTSYMATKAINSLLEKRGITANDIDVIICATITPDLLFPSTANLICEQIGAKNALSFDLAAACSGFIYALETGSNFIKSGQYKKVVVVGADKMSAIIDYTDRSTCILFGDGAGAVLLEPDEEGYGVYDSILKTDGSGKDLLRAKGHGSADPLTPENIIKGEHFFYQEGKAVFKFAVTRMADVSAEIMKRNNLTGDDIAYLVPHQANKRIIEATAKRMGVGMDKVTLNIQKFGNTTGATIPLCLWEFEKDFKKGDNIVLAAFGGGFTWGSVYLKWAYNS from the coding sequence ATGTCATCACTGAGAGCGGCTATTACAGCAGTAAGTGGTTGGGTACCAGAGGATATTTTAGATAATCATCAACTGGAACAGATGGTGGAAACCAATGATGAATGGATACAAACTCGCACCGGAATTAAGGAACGAAGAATTCTTAAGAAAGAAGGAGCAGGGACTTCCTATATGGCTACCAAAGCAATCAACAGTCTATTAGAAAAAAGAGGCATAACAGCTAATGATATAGATGTAATTATTTGTGCAACCATCACACCTGATCTGCTTTTCCCGTCTACTGCAAATTTAATATGTGAACAAATTGGGGCTAAAAATGCTTTGAGTTTTGATTTGGCAGCAGCTTGCTCGGGATTTATTTATGCGCTTGAGACTGGATCTAATTTCATCAAATCAGGTCAATACAAAAAAGTGGTTGTAGTTGGTGCTGATAAAATGTCTGCAATTATAGATTATACAGACAGAAGCACTTGTATTTTATTTGGTGATGGAGCAGGAGCTGTATTACTTGAGCCAGATGAAGAAGGTTATGGTGTTTACGATTCTATCTTAAAAACAGACGGAAGTGGTAAAGATTTACTAAGAGCAAAAGGGCATGGTTCTGCAGATCCGCTTACTCCAGAAAATATAATTAAGGGTGAGCACTTCTTCTATCAGGAAGGTAAAGCTGTATTTAAATTTGCTGTTACCAGAATGGCAGATGTATCAGCAGAGATTATGAAAAGAAATAATCTTACCGGAGATGATATTGCCTATTTGGTACCCCATCAAGCCAATAAGCGAATTATTGAGGCAACTGCTAAACGAATGGGTGTAGGTATGGATAAAGTTACACTCAATATTCAGAAATTTGGTAATACTACAGGTGCTACCATTCCACTTTGTTTGTGGGAATTTGAAAAGGACTTTAAAAAAGGAGATAATATAGTACTGGCTGCTTTTGGAGGTGGGTTTACTTGGGGTTCGGTTTATTTGAAGTGGGCCTATAATTCATAA
- a CDS encoding SprT-like domain-containing protein: MTNLQIRDSLVKWVPVPQLADIFAEWIVEYRIKVVVTRSRKTKRATYMPPQRGAGHKITINHDLNPYGFVVTFIHEMAHLITWNEYQNQVRPHGKEWKDNFKKLITPYLNHDYFPPDILTQLVNYMNNPAASSCSDAGLMKVLDRYNDDDDGMEYLEDLPLHTEFALKDGRVFKKLNKLRKYYQCEERKSKSMYRISPVARVKRL, from the coding sequence ATGACAAACCTGCAGATAAGGGATAGTCTAGTCAAATGGGTACCTGTACCTCAATTGGCAGATATCTTTGCTGAATGGATTGTAGAATACAGGATTAAAGTAGTTGTTACTCGAAGTAGAAAAACCAAGAGGGCTACTTATATGCCTCCTCAAAGAGGTGCCGGACATAAGATAACCATAAACCATGATCTAAACCCATATGGTTTTGTGGTTACTTTTATCCATGAAATGGCTCATCTTATAACTTGGAACGAATACCAAAACCAAGTAAGACCTCACGGTAAGGAGTGGAAAGATAACTTTAAAAAGTTGATCACTCCTTACTTAAATCATGATTATTTCCCTCCAGATATTTTAACCCAGTTAGTTAATTACATGAATAATCCGGCGGCTTCTAGCTGTTCGGATGCTGGTTTAATGAAGGTTCTCGACAGATATAATGATGATGACGATGGGATGGAATACCTCGAAGATTTACCATTGCATACCGAATTTGCGCTTAAAGATGGACGGGTTTTTAAGAAGCTTAACAAATTGAGAAAGTACTACCAGTGTGAAGAGCGAAAGAGTAAAAGTATGTATAGAATTAGTCCAGTTGCGAGGGTAAAACGCTTGTAA